tttaggaagaaaaaaaaaacacattaccaacacagtgatcaggttacTCACCAAATTGTAATGCGTATCACAAACATGCTACAAAGTGGATAAAAGGAACTTGGATCGGTTACCCTTTGCGCAGTAGTGCTTGTGCAACCCAGAGAGCACTATAAAGAGAATTCTCCCGAGAATCTGAGACTATACCATTTTGACTGCCAATGTTTTCTATGAATGATTCTGCACCCAAAAATACACAATTTACATGTGTGAACAAACGCATACGACCAAACAACAAAGTAAATAAGTCTGGTTCAGCACAAATCAGTTGGACATCTACCATAGAGATCTCAGACGCTGACTCAACCATTCTAGATTTTAATTCTAACATTAATGTCTTTTGGTACCAAACTGATAGCTAACAATGGAATTTGAAACTCTGGAATAACAAAGAATAGTGTACTAGAGCATTATATAAGAAAGGTTAAAGAAGCAAGCAACTACCTTCAATGACATCAAAGTCTTTAATCAGCCTCGCTGTTGGACGGTCAATACACTCCCTTTGTGGATCATTAAAGACATAAACACCATTCAGCTCTTGAAGATTCTTCTTTTCACGCTGCACAAGTTGACAACAAAATCGAAGAAAACAAATCAAAGCGAATACAAcaaaaggagaaagaaagaaaaaaatacaacaaatacAAACACTGTGTTCTTCCATGAACTCACAGTGTTAAAGAAGCATATCGCAATTTCATCATTAAAACGGTTGATAATATGAGACTTGAGTGACTGAGCAATGCAACTAACAGCAATGTGAAAATGGCTTTCTTGTTTCTCATCTTCCTGTCAACAAACTGTATCAGCCACAGACAATGGGAAAAGATTcgatttttattagtttatatatataaacttacaGAGGGGCAAGTAGAACTGAACATTTTGGGAGAAGCGTCGATTAGATAAACTACAAACTCTTTGGAAGCTTCTTTttcctgcaaaacaaaacaggacagaaaataaatattcaataaacCAAACAGcaatttagggttttgttttttttttgcttttgtctAGTGAAACTCGAAGAAGAGAGAAGGCAAGTCAAAAACCTGGAAGAATTGGCTTTCTGGGTCTTCGTCTTCATCTCTGAAAACATCTTCTGGGTCAAGTTCCATCGGATTACAAGAATGAAATCAGAGGAGTAGTGGATGTTGACCTCCGCAGTGCAAAATGTTCAAAGGGGTTTTAGCAAGAACAATAAAGTTCGTCTTTTTTTTTCGGTTTCCAACgtgaagctttttttttgttgggccACAACGTGAAGTTATTTATTGGGCCACAACGAGAAGACTTTTATTGGGCTAAAGCTAGAAGACTTTTCTTTCGGCCACAACGAGAAGACTTTTATTGGAGCATAAGCGAGAAGAAAATTTTTATTCAACTGAACAAAGACatgtatcaatactattaaagttgaattatgaccaattgataaaatGTTGTGTCCAACAAACAACTAAcaattaatatgaaattttgtgATTTTCCTTTTAGTTCCACTATTATCGGCAACCCACTACTATTATTCTCAACAATACTCGACGGTTATAAAATGTATTGAGCGTGTGTGACAATAAATATCTACATATGATCGACTAATATGTACGTATAATAAAGAACATTAATTAATCATATCTTTATGTTTGATGCATATACCACTCTCATTCGTAGCAATGATTGATACacttattcatattttttacatatatactaaacaaaaaatatatttaaactcaGTTTATGACCTACACTTTAAAGAATAAAGAGTAACAGTTTCAATGATTCGATatactaaaccaaaaaatagaAACCGGTTCACTAGAATTTTCAATaaatgtgtaaatttttttgatTCCTTGGTGTAAAAACAAATGAGTTCAtggttcagaaaaaaaaaattaaccagtttattataattattttatcagtATAAGAGCTTCACGTTCAGTGTaaatgtataaaaaaaattagtgttcaaaaatattttaaaattattaagaatttaaattttaaatataaataaatataaatgcaTAATAGGttagtaataacaaaaataaatcaatactcctatttattattattattattattattattattattatttcttattcTAATGACAGTcaaaatttcatcaaatttcaagaaatcacatttttaaaaaaaattatgtactgttaaaaagtatatgaaaattggtcaaaattatttttgaatattaataGATTATTTTCAGATCGACCAATATTGGATCGcgggtttttggatttttttgtctAGATTAATCAGAGCTTTAGTTAAtggattttaattaaatatcaaCCGGACTATATATATGTCGTCAAATCTACTGGTTTCACTACGGATCTGGGTCAGATATGAAATATTTCTTAAAACTCAAATATATAACTGAACTGCAAAATACTCACAATATTGTTATACTAAAAATCTAACttcctaattaaaatataaacagattttaattataaaactaaaaattaaaaagttaataattaaaagttaCATATTGGTTTAATTAGTGGTTCAACTGGTAATTAGATTCTAGGTTTTAGTTGGTTTTCTTGAGGTTTACCGgattattaaaaatcattttaccTAGAATTCAAATCTGATTACATATCGGATTACCGTATTTACATGTTCAACCACTGATATGGATTATGTTTCAAAACACTAGGTACACATGTATAGTTATGCAATATCCCAAATTCAATACAATTATCAAgtctaataaaattaaaattacttttattGTATAATCAAAAATCCAAACAATAAATGTATAGATGCAATAAAGTATAGAATATGAAAACTTGCAATttgtagaaataaaattatttaaaaataacaaaaataggTTTCTAAAAAAATACGCATATTGATTATAAAAGAATATGGATTGTTGTAATGAATAAGCTTGCTTAATAATTGCACAAGAATTTGgcataataattaaattaaatttagaaaagtttttaaaagtattaaatgttaaaaaattaaattactatacttaaatttaaattataaaattagtatacttacaatatatatttaacataatatattaaaattatttttttacatttaaaaaaaaattgttcgggGGACAGATTGGTGTGGGttggatttgatattggtttcAGATATCACTTTAAGATTTTTTTGGGTAGATAGAGCAGGTTTAATAGAGTATGAGACTTTAATTTTTGGGTTGATTCCGAATTGTTTTCTGGTACAGatttttttgactaattatgttaggtaactactaaaaagataaaatatattgcaaaaattagaaataaaatttaaaaataatttctgaaatgcatatagcacaagtgtatagttatgcaatttGACACATTTATTTAGTTAccaaaaattgtattaaattaaattaatattaaacgcaaatataattaaaaacaaatattattacaaaaagaaacacaactttattttattgaattttcaaacaaaattaaaacaaaaaatatatccgccctttgaagggcgggtcaaaatctagttagaaGAATTAAGACACACGTTAGTTAATGAGATTGTCATTGTTGGAAATATTGACAAACTGTATTAAGAAATTAACATACGTATCAACAAGATAGTACCAAATTGTTAAGAGATTTCAATGTTTACTGGATAAAGTCAGTAGAAAAAAGACACATGttagatgttttttttaaacatgttAGATATTCAAGTGTTGGATATATGAGTATGAGAAAACTATATAAAGAAACTGACATCTGTTCTCATTTATTAACGCCAAActatttatagtaaaatatcTTGATTTAAATCATATCCACAGATACACATGTTGGTTGATAAAATGACATAAATATTTGTAGATATATCGATGCCAGATGGTTAAAAGTAAAACTACGAGTAAATCTTCTAGAAACTCAACTCTGCAGAAGAAAGAAATGATACTAGTTGGTGTACTTGTTAATGGACCAATGAAAATTTAGATTTGTactaaaattttagaatttctCTACAGAAGTATTACCTaacaaaaatattgaatatataatataacacaGTCTATGTGCATCCAAATACGTTTCTAATTTCtcaaattttgaatttagacaagtttgttttttttttcttgaaactaGACACGTATGTTTTTACCCCCAATTTATCTAAGATATGAACATTGATAAAAAGATGTACATTAGATCTCATCACCTTTTGTGgataaaaaaagattcaaaagtGATTATACCTTATAATGATGACATATGTATGAAAAGAATAAGATTACCCACAAAACTGGAAGATACTCCACACTAAAAGTGGAATCTTAAACTTCTTATAAATTTGTAAGAAGACCAGAACAATATTCTCACACTCATCAATCACATCATTTGCAACTTTTCTGGTAAACAAACACACATATTTTGCAAACAGTTTTACATATCCAAACGTATCCATActatcaaaataaaaagtatttatcATTCTTCATGtttgtttaccaaaaaataacatttataaaaagtGTGTTAAGTTGTTTGTTTTAGTAAAAATagctttatttaaattatatttttttgctattctattttatatttattcaatTGGTTGTTTATATTTGTTCATGAAAAagtttgttttagtttataattaatttgttttccaCGTAAATGGGCAGGTCGTTAATTAGTTTGACAAGTGCTTTACGAATCTTGAAAAGAAGATGGTGTCTTATGATGGATCATGTGGTAAAAGGCAAAGACTGCTTGTGGTGGCTAACCGGCTTCCGGTTTCTGCAAAGAGAACCGGAGAAAATACTTGGTCTCTGGAAATGAGTCCTGGTGGTTTAGTCAGTGGTCTTCTAGGTAAGATCACGAATCtatatgaataaatatattttttataaaaaaaaagttttaacaaTAATGGTTTATTGGTGTGATCTCTTGAAGGCGTGGCAGATGAATTCGAGACCAAATGGGTTGGTTGGCCCGGAGTTGATGTGTATGATGCAGCTGAGAAAAACGCACTCTCGAAATCTCTAGCCGAGATGGTACGTATTTGAAACTAATCGGTTTATATCAGTCTATACATGTTAGAAACTtcacatttcaaaaatatatttataaaggGATAGATACGTATGAACATGgacttttcatatatataatgatcaAATTCTCGATtaatttattctttttgttttgttcttgctACTTACAGAAATGTATACCAGTGTTCCTTGAAGAGGTTTTTGATCAATACTACAATGGGTATTGCAATGGTGTTTTATGGCCAATTCTTCATCACATGGGACTTCCACAAGAAGATCATAACGACACAAACAAAACATTGCAAACACAATACGATGCATATAAGAAAGCAAATAGAATGTTTCTTGATGTCATAATTGAGAACTATGAAGAAGGAGATCTTGTTTGGATCCATGATTATCATCTTATGTTTCTTCCTCAATATCTTAAAGAGCAcaacaacaaaatcaaaattggATGGTTTCTCCATTCACCATTTCCTTCCTCAGAGGTATTCAAAACCTTGCCCTCGCGATCAGAGCTTCTTCGCTCGGTTCTTGCAGCTGATTTACTTGGGTGAGTTTAAACTCTAACCTTGTAATACATGGTTAGGAATCATTTGACTTGGATCAAAACGAGTTTTAACGTTTCTTTATGGGTTTTTTCAGTTTCCATACGTATGATTTTGCAAGTCATTTTGAGCGTACATGCACTCGAATCCTTGGAGTCGAAGGAACACATGAAGGAATTGTCGATCATGGCAAAGCCACTCGAGTAGCTGTCGTATGTCTCAATATTCAAATCTTTAACGTTACattgtttttttaacattatatgtTTATCTATAACTTGAATCATCACATCACAAAAATAAtctctatttattattttggaattttcagtTTCCCATTGGAATAGATCCTAATAGGTTTATAAAAGCATGTGCGCTCCCTGAAGTCAGACAACAAATGACTGAGCTTAAAGAGAGATTTGCTGGCAAAAAGGtaacatgtttttcttttagcCTTTATTTGATGCTTAagttaaagaatttttttttacatttttgtttttctttttgtgttgaCAGGTGATCTTAGGTGTTGATCGTCTTGATATGATCAAAGGGATTCCACAAAAGTTTCTTGGATTTGAGAAATTTCTTGAAGAAAATATGGATTGGCGCGATAAAGTTGTGTTAGTGCAAATTGCAGTTCCAACAAGAAATAATGTCCCTGAATGTAAAAGCTTGTATATTCTTTTTAGTCTCTtatataaattagataataAGCTCATTAGGTTTCTGAGATTGTGAATGTTTGTGTGTAATCTACAGATCGCAAGGTCAAAACTCAAGTTCACGGACTCGTTGGACGCATTAACGGTCGTTTTGGTTCTGTCTCTTCTCTTCCAATTCATCACCTGGATTGTTCTGTTGACTTCAACTTCTTATGTGCACTTTACGCGATTGCTGGTAgttaattaatttcttttacTACACACATATATGATCACTGATTTGGTTACAGTTATTTGTATAAGTTGTTGATgagttttttcttattttctttagATGTAATGCTTGTAACATCATTGAGGGATGGAATGAATCTTGTGAGTTATGAATTTATTGCTTGTCAAGAAGCGAAAAAGGGAGTTCTTGTTCTCAGTGAGGTAACAAaagtatttgaatttttatttttaacattgaATCTAAAAAGCCTTGATAATGTTTATAGTCATTGACTTTACATGGGATTTTATACAGTTTGCAGGAGCCGCACAGTCACTTGGTGCTGGAGCTATTCTTGTGAATCCTTGGGATGTTACAGAAGTTTCTTCTGCTATTAAAGAAGCTCTAAATATGCCACTTGAAGAAAGGGAAAAAAGACACAGAGTTAATTTTCAGTATGTGAAAACTCATTCTGCCAAAAAGTGGGGAAATGATTTCATAAGGTATACTGAAACAAGAAGAAACCTTTCGTATTCTTTAGAACATGAACTCTTTTAATTTAAGTAAGAGCTTATTTATTGTTAACTCTATGCAGTGAACTCCATACGTTTTCTGAATCCGAGATGAAGAGTAAGAAAATCTCACTTGGACTTCCACAGCAAGATGTGGTTCAACGATATTCTAAGTCTAACAATAGACTGATAATCTTGGTAAGGCTAGCTTGGGAAGTTTTATGTTGTATATCTATAGTTTTGTATCTATGCGTTACTTACTTTTATTAATGATATACAGGGTTTCTTTGGAACACTCACTGAGCCAATGAAGAATCAAAATGAAGAACTGGAACTTAAACTAAACCCAGAGCTAAAAGGAACACTGAAAGCATTATGCGATGATCCAAAAACAACAGTGGTTGTAATGAGTAGAAGTGGCAAAAACATACTAGATAAAGTATTACTAATGTCTTTCTTTTCATAGCTTTGCATTATCTCACATGCATATGTATCTATAATCTCACTGATTTGGTACTTGAAACAGATCTTTGGAGAGTATAACATATGGCTGGCTGCGGAAAATGGAATGTTCTTAAGGGACACCACTGGAGAATGGATGACAAATATTCCTGAAAACATGAACCTCGACTGGGTGGATGGTGCAAAGGTTAGCTAGTAATTTACATTCTTTGAAAGAACTCAAGCTTGGTGGTATTTCATTTATatctttttgatatatttatatattttcccaGAACGTTTTCAACTACTTCACCGATCGAACTCCAAGATCGTTCTTCGAAGAAAGCGAGACTTCTCTAGTATGGAATTATGAAAATGCAGGTGATGTAGAAATATATAGTTTCTTTGCCTCTTTTTGCTTCCAGACATTTGtctcttttattaaaatttgcaTCTTCTTTTAACTCTTTTGACAGATGCTGAGTTTGGGAGAGCACAAGCAAGAGACTTGTTACAATACTTATGGGCAGGACCAATCTCTAATGCATCAGTTGATGTTGTTCGAGGAAACCATTCTGTTGAAGTCCATGCGATGGGTGAGACTaaggtaaatatttttaatttgaggTATTCAAGCTATACAATCTACAAAGTTCATTAATGTATAATATTGATGCAAAATGaaggtaaatatttttaatttgaggTATTCAAGCTATACAATCTACAAAATTCATTAATGTATAATATTGATGCAAAATGGTTATTCATGTGACCTTTATCTATTTCTTAGGGGGCAGCACTGGGTCGTATTTTGGAAGAAATAGTGCGCAAAAAATCTACGACTACACCAATTGATTATGTCTTTTGTAGTGGTTACTTCTTGGAGAAGGTAAAACTTATATTCACTTATTTACATTGCATACTTAACCAGATACATTTTATTGATTTggctttttaaattttaaaaatgggTCGATACATATGTTACAGGACGAAGACATTTACACATTCTTCACACCAGAAGTCGTGTCATCCAAATTATCTCATGAAACTAGGTCGACGTCTTCTTCAAGTAACCCTTCcctaaagaagaagaatctttCAACGAACGTTATTGACCTCAAGAAAGGAAATTACTTTTCTGTAGCCATTGGACAAGCTCACACAAAAGCTCGCTACGTCGTTGACTCATCTCATGATGTTGTGGATATACTCCACAAGCTCGCAGTTGCAGATACAACAATAGCAACAACGTCTGGCCCATTTTCTGAGCGTGAAGACTATCAGACTCGCAATGCAAACGCAGATTGGAAACCTTGGATAAATTATGTGAAACTAAGGGAACTGGCAATAGGAGACACTGAGCCGATCGATGTATAAATCATGCGACAATGATACAGAAGGCTAGCGTTTGTACATTTCATGTAAGAAGGCTAGTGAGAAGGCTAGTGTTCGTATACAAATATTATCAATCAGTGATCTAGTTTGTTTGGATCATATggttaacaataaaatattaataatatataaatgaataaagaTTACACCCTTTGTTCCCTTTTTGGTTTAAATACCCTTGTTCTTTTGTGGCAAAATAAAAGTGTAAccttattgaaaataaaataatatataaaaatgctATGATctttttttacaatataaaaatttataataatcaaTTACTGTATTTTTACTtgacaataaataaaaaatatttaaaaacaaataatgcagtatatttaattatgtatatttagttacaaatttaagctaattaaaataaataattgaattataaaattaaataaaaagtaataaaatatatatattaaatatttggtgTGATGAATAGCGTTTTATTAGAGATgaaattacaccaaatttgttattttgatatCCTATTAGAATTGGCCTAACAAAGATACATaacaaacattaaataaaagatTTGGATTGGgtaaaagacaaacattaaataaaaatattcttatactTAGAGAATTTATCTGgaaggaaaaatatatttttatttagaactGAGTATTTCTCTACAATTAGTATCATCAGATATTTTAGAATGTAATGCACAATttatatagaaattatattatttttgatgttcaaattttcaatatatattaccACTATATAGTTGAAGTTCTTATCCAATATACATGGAAGGCAAAAGATacgcatctatatatatatcagattCCATGACAGTTCGGGAAGAAAATGTAcaagataaattatatttataggtAACTAATATTTTCTAATGACATGTGTATACAAGAGAAGAGAACACATAACTAGAAGATATGTCCACCCCCAAAAGTTGAAGTTTCGACTTCCTATAAATTTGGAGGAAGACAAGAACAGTCTTCACACTTCCCATCCATTGACAATTTCAAAATTCTGGTAAACAAGTGCACACACTACAATCTTTGTATAACGGATTTACAAATCCGATCGCACcagttttatcaaataaataaaaagcgttcaaatgtttttttctcgTTTGGTCAGCAAATTTAATTATCATTAGATTTTATTTGGTTACTTACTTTTGTAGTTTTGACATTTCCTCAGTCACTCTAAccattttttcttataataatTGTTCATAGTTTTCTTGCTTTTtgtaacagaaaaaaaacatggagcttgttaaaaaaaaaaaaatcaacactgCTTGTTTGGTTTTTTGGTAAAGAAGTAGTAAAGGGACTGAAATAATACTAATAGATCATTTccataatttttagtttttacaaaaaaaatttactttctcTGTTTCTCGACATCTTCTATTCATCTTTTGTCTAATTATGCAAAGAAAAATGTTATTGTTATGTTTACTGCGTCTTTACATGATATTTACTCACCTTCTTTTCCTAGCCTGATTTGCTCTGGAATTTTGTTTACAGATAATTAACTAGTTTGACAAGTGCTTTACAATCTTGAAAGAAGATGATGTCTTATGGTGAAAGGCCAAGACTGCTTGTGGTGGCTAACCGGCTTCCGGTTTCTTCAAAGAAAACTGGGGAAAACTCTTGGTTTATGGAAATGAGTCCTGGTGGTAAATTTAATCTTCTAGGTGAGTCATGAGCCATATATGAACATCAAATAGTACAGTTTGATAAGTATGATCAATAGTTTGGTATGATCTCTTGAAGGTGGTGTGACAGATCAATATGATACCAAATGGATTGGATGGCCTGGATTTGATGTTTATAATGAAGTTGAAAAAACTGCACTCTCTAAAGCTCTAGCAGAAATGGTATGTATTGATCCAAACATGTCCACGTGTATATTGAGTTTCATTTGTCGTTTATTCTTAAATGAAAACGTATATACTTGCATGTGATGAGAGAAAAATTCATGAGATTTTCAAAtatctgatgtttttttttgaaacacaaacatCTGATGATTACTCTcgcttttcttatttgttttgttCTATCAACTTGCAGAATTGTATCCCTGTGTTCCTTAATGAGGTTTTTGATCAATATTACAATGGTTATAGCAACGGTATTTTATGGCCAATTCTTCATCACATGGGACTTCCACAAGAATATCATCATGACGCAAGCAAGACGTTCCAAACACAATATGATGCGTACAAGAAAGCAAATCGAATGTTTCTTGATGTCGTAATAGAGAACTATGAAGAAGGAGATACTATTTGGTGCCAAGATTATCATCTCATGTTTCTTCCTCAATACCTTAAAGAATACAACAACAAAATCAAAGTTGGATGGTTTCTCCATTCACCATTTCCTTCTTCAGAGGTCTACAAAACATTGCCCTCACGATCAGAGCTTCTTCATTCGGTTCTTAGAGCTGATTTACTTGGGTAAGTTTAAACTCTAACTAACGTTACATATTAAACTCTAACCTTGTAATACATGGTCACGTGAATaggatcaaaatattttaaattttcaatatatttttttccttcagTTTCCATACGTACGATTTTGCAAGACATTTCGTGAGTACATGCACTCAAATTATTGGCGTTGAGGGTACGCATGAAGGGGTTATGGATCAAGGCAGACTCACTCGTGTAGTTGTTGTATGACTTCATATTCAAATCTTCAACATCGTTTCCCATAACTTAAATCATCACATGATAATAATTAGTCCTAATATACAAATCATAATCTCTTTGTTTTAGCTTCCCATGGGAATAGATCCAGATCGGTTTATAAGCACATGTAAGCTCCCTG
The Raphanus sativus cultivar WK10039 chromosome 1, ASM80110v3, whole genome shotgun sequence DNA segment above includes these coding regions:
- the LOC108857777 gene encoding probable alpha,alpha-trehalose-phosphate synthase [UDP-forming] 2 isoform X1; amino-acid sequence: MVSYDGSCGKRQRLLVVANRLPVSAKRTGENTWSLEMSPGGLVSGLLGVADEFETKWVGWPGVDVYDAAEKNALSKSLAEMKCIPVFLEEVFDQYYNGYCNGVLWPILHHMGLPQEDHNDTNKTLQTQYDAYKKANRMFLDVIIENYEEGDLVWIHDYHLMFLPQYLKEHNNKIKIGWFLHSPFPSSEVFKTLPSRSELLRSVLAADLLGFHTYDFASHFERTCTRILGVEGTHEGIVDHGKATRVAVFPIGIDPNRFIKACALPEVRQQMTELKERFAGKKVILGVDRLDMIKGIPQKFLGFEKFLEENMDWRDKVVLVQIAVPTRNNVPEYRKVKTQVHGLVGRINGRFGSVSSLPIHHLDCSVDFNFLCALYAIADVMLVTSLRDGMNLVSYEFIACQEAKKGVLVLSEFAGAAQSLGAGAILVNPWDVTEVSSAIKEALNMPLEEREKRHRVNFQYVKTHSAKKWGNDFISELHTFSESEMKSKKISLGLPQQDVVQRYSKSNNRLIILGFFGTLTEPMKNQNEELELKLNPELKGTLKALCDDPKTTVVVMSRSGKNILDKIFGEYNIWLAAENGMFLRDTTGEWMTNIPENMNLDWVDGAKNVFNYFTDRTPRSFFEESETSLVWNYENADAEFGRAQARDLLQYLWAGPISNASVDVVRGNHSVEVHAMGETKGAALGRILEEIVRKKSTTTPIDYVFCSGYFLEKDEDIYTFFTPEVVSSKLSHETRSTSSSSNPSLKKKNLSTNVIDLKKGNYFSVAIGQAHTKARYVVDSSHDVVDILHKLAVADTTIATTSGPFSEREDYQTRNANADWKPWINYVKLRELAIGDTEPIDV
- the LOC108857777 gene encoding probable alpha,alpha-trehalose-phosphate synthase [UDP-forming] 2 isoform X2, whose product is MVSYDGSCGKRQRLLVVANRLPVSAKRTGENTWSLEMSPGGLVSGLLGVADEFETKWVGWPGVDVYDAAEKNALSKSLAEMKCIPVFLEEVFDQYYNGYCNGVLWPILHHMGLPQEDHNDTNKTLQTQYDAYKKANRMFLDVIIENYEEGDLVWIHDYHLMFLPQYLKEHNNKIKIGWFLHSPFPSSEVFKTLPSRSELLRSVLAADLLGFHTYDFASHFERTCTRILGVEGTHEGIVDHGKATRVAVFPIGIDPNRFIKACALPEVRQQMTELKERFAGKKVILGVDRLDMIKGIPQKFLGFEKFLEENMDWRDKVVLVQIAVPTRNNVPEYRKVKTQVHGLVGRINGRFGSVSSLPIHHLDCSVDFNFLCALYAIADVMLVTSLRDGMNLVSYEFIACQEAKKGVLVLSEFAGAAQSLGAGAILVNPWDVTEVSSAIKEALNMPLEEREKRHRVNFQYVKTHSAKKWGNDFISELHTFSESEMKSKKISLGLPQQDVVQRYSKSNNRLIILGFFGTLTEPMKNQNEELELKLNPELKGTLKALCDDPKTTVVVMSRSGKNILDKIFGEYNIWLAAENGMFLRDTTGEWMTNIPENMNLDWVDGAKMLSLGEHKQETCYNTYGQDQSLMHQLMLFEETILLKSMRWVRLRGQHWVVFWKK